Part of the Solwaraspora sp. WMMA2065 genome is shown below.
AGTTCCAGCTTGGCCAGGTCCTGAACCGCCTCGTACGCGGTGTGCTCCTCCTTGTACCCCTCCGGGTAGGCGTCGGCGTACCGCCGGTGCAGTGACTTGGCCGACTCGTCGCCCAGCTTGCGTTCCAGCACCAGCCGGAAGTCGTCCTCCCACAGCCGGGTGGCCTCGGCGAGCAGTTCAGCGAGCCGGTCCGGGTCCAGCTCGACGGGGGGCGACGCCGGGTCGGTACGCACGATGAAGTGCACCCGGGCCAGCATCGACTCGGTGACCCGGGTGGTGTAGTCGACGCCGACCCCGTTGAGCTCGCGCAGCAGGATCTGCTGCATCCGCAGCCGGTTGTGCGTGGTGAACCGGTCCCGGGGCAGGTAGATCAGGCAGGACAGGAACCGCCCGTACCCGTCGGAGCGCAGGAACAGCCGCAACTGCCGGCGGCCGGCCATCCGCAGCACCCCGAGTACGGCGTGGTAGAGGTCGTCGGTGCGGATCTGGAACAGCTCGTCGCGCGGGTAGGTCTCCAGGATCTGCAGCAGGTCCTTGCCGGAGTGGCTACGCGGGCTGAGCCCGGAGCGTTCCAGCACCTCGGCGACCTTGCGCCGGACCACCGGCAGCTCCTGCACACTGGTCCGGTACGCGGCGGTGGAGAACAGCCCGAGGAACCGGCGCTCGCCGACCACCGCCCCGGCCGAGTCGAAGACCTTGACGCCGACGTAGTCGAGGTAGGCGGCCCGGTGCACGGTGGCCCGCGAGTTGGCCTTGGTGATGATCAGCAGCCGCTGTTCCAACGCCTTCGCCGCCGCCTGCGGGGTCATCGAGGTGAGCGGGCGCGGCCGGGTCTGGTCCTGGCGCAGGATGCCGAGCCCGGAACCGAGCACCGCGACCAGCGCCTTTTCCCCGTCTCCGCTGTCGACCAGCCGGTACTCCCGGTAGCCGAGGAAGGTGAAGTGGTCGTCGGCCAACCAGCGCAGCAGCTCGACCGAGTCGGTGAGGTCCTTCTCCGGCACCGGCGGCGCTTCGGGTGACCCGGGCTCGGCCCGGTCGAGTTCGTCGGCCAGGACCAGGGCCCGCTGGCGCATCCGGGGCCAGTCCTCCACCGCTTCCCGCACGTCGGTGAGGACCCGCTGCAGGTCACGGCGCAGCCGGTCCAGGTCGCCGGCGATCCGGATCGGGTCGATCTCGATCCGGATCCAGCTCTCCACCAGGTCGCCGTCGATCGCGTCGTCCGGCTCGACGTCGGCCGCCACCTCGGTGAGCTGGCCGAGTGGTTCGCGGCGGACCACCACCAGCGGGTGCACCAGCAGATGGACGTCGAAGTGCCGTTCGGCCAGCAGCGCGGTCACCGAGTCGACCAGGAACGGCATGTCGTCGGTGACGATCTCGACGACCGTGTACGGCCGGCCGTCGCCGGGCGGGGTCAGCCGCAGTTTCAACTCGCCGGGCAGCCGGTGCCCGGCCAGCTCCCGGTGCGCCCGGGCGGCGTCGAGCATTTCCTGCGGACGGCAGCCGACCAGCTCCTCGTCGGCGGCGAACCGCCAGAACCGGTCCACCAGGCAGGCGGCGTCGTGGTCGGTGTCGGCCAGCGACACCGCCTGGGCGATCAGCCGCTCGGCGCTGGGCATCGGTTCGTCGTACCCGGTGTCGTCGGTGTCGTCGACCACGGCGGCCAGCGCCGACTCCGGCGGCGCGAAGGTCTGGAGGTCGAACACCTCGTCCGGATCCAGCTCGGACTGGCGGTGCGGCCCGGCGCTCTGCCGGCGACCCTGCCCGTCACCGCCCGAGGCCTGGCGTTTCGACTTCGTGACCGGACGGCGGTTCATTGGCGCAGACTCCCCTCGGCCCCACCACGCTGTGGGGTCAACCTCGGCCAAGCCTATTCCTCCCGGATCGTCGTTCCGCCGGCACACCGGCCCCCTGTCGTCGGCTTGGCGACACCGTTTGACCACGTCGTGTGATATGCCCTGGACGAAACGGGACAGCGGTTCATCCGGTACCCCGAGGGACAGCGGTCCATGCGCGCACGTACTACCGTTCCGGTGTCCGCCATGCGTCCGGAAGGGGGCCGTCGCATGCGCCGCAAGGCGACCGTCGCGATCGTGCTGCTACTCGCCGTCACCACACTGACCAGCTGTTCCTCCGATGACGGACCGGACGCCACAGTCGCGGCCTTCATCGACGGATGGCACTCCGGTGACCTTACCGACATCGGCTTCATCACCCCGGCCGGCGAACGGGTGCCCGCCACCGACGTCACCGAGGAGCTGACCGCCCTCGTCGGCGATCTGCAGGACACGCCGCCGCAGCTGCGCCCGGACGGCGACGCCGAGGTGACCGAGGACATCGCGACCGCCACCATCGCCGTCGAATGGACGCTCCCCGGCGATGTGCGGTGGAGCTACCCGACGTCGGTCCGGCTACGCCGGGGCGCCGACGACGCCTGGCAGATCATCTGGGAGCCGGCGATCGTCCACGAGCGGCTCGGCAGCGGCGACCAGCTGGCACTGAACCGGCTCGCCCCGCCCCGCGGCGCCATCCTCGACGGGGCCGGGCAACCGATCGTCGCGCCGCGCCCGGTGGTGGTGGTCGGCGTACAGCCCGGCGAGGTCGACGACCCGGCCGCCCTGGCCGCCCAGCTCGACGCCGCGTTCCGGGCGATCCGACCGGCGATCAGCCCGCCGGTGGACGTCTCCGGGCTGGCGGACCGGCTCGACGCGACGAAACCGGACGCCTTCGTCGAGGTGGTCACCCTGCGCGAGGAGGCGTACGAGCAGATTCGGGACCGGATCTACGAGCTGCCCGGCACCAAGTTCCGCCGGCAGGAGTGGGACCTGGCCCCCACCCGGGAGTTCGCCCGCGCGCTGCTCGGCACCGTCGACCCGGTGCAGCGGCAGGACATGGAGGCGCACCCCGGCCGGTACGAGGTCGGCGACCTGGTTGGCCACGGCGGCTTGCAGGGCGGGTACGAGGAGCGGCTACGCGGCGTCCCCGGGTACTCGGTGCAGATCGTCGGGACCGCCCCGGACGGCAGCGTCTCCGGCGACGAGGTGGTGTTCCGCGCCGACGCCCAGCCTGGTGAGCCGTTGCGGACCACGTTGGACACGGCCGTGCAGACCGCCGCCGACGCCGCGCTGGCCGACGAGGGGCAGCGCGCCGCGCTGGTGGCGGTGCGGGTCAGCGACGGCGCGCTGGTCGCCGTCGCCAACGGCCCCGACGGTGGTACGGAGAACCTGGCGTTGACCGCGCAGGTCCCGCCCGGCTCCACGTTCAAGATGGTCAGCGCGCTCGGCCTGCTCGAAGCCGACGCGGTCGACCCGGACGCACCGGTCGACTGCGCGGAGACGGCCACCGTCGACGGGCGCACGTTCACCAACTCGGACGGCTTCGAGCTGGGCCGGGTGCCGTTCCGGACCGCCTTCGCCAAGTCGTGCAACACCACTTTCGTCGAACTGGCCCCGCGGTTGGAGGCGGACGGGCTGGCCGAGGCGGGCCGGCTGCTCGGGCTGGAGGGCGAATGGCGGCTCGGTGTGTCCGCGTTCACCGGCAAGGTCTCCACCGGTGGCCCGCCGGCCGAGCGGGCCGCCGCCGCGTTCGGTCAGGGCACCACGCTGGTCAGCCCGCTGGCGATGGCCGGGGCGACCGCAGCCGTCGCCCGTGGTCAGTGGCGGCAGCCGACGCTGATCTCGGAGCCGGCACCACAGTCCCCGGCACCGGACGGTCCGCAACTGGACGCCGCCGCCGTCGACGCGCTACGGACGATGATGCGTGAGGTGGTCACCGATGGCACCGGGCAGGCGTTGCGGGACGTGCCGGGCGAGCCGGTGCACGGCAAGACCGGCACGGCCGAGTACGACGACGACCCGACGAACACACACGCCTGGTTCATCGGCTGGCAGGGCGACCTGGCCTTCGCCGTCTTCGTCGAGCAGGGCGGATCAGGATCCGGGCGGGCGGTGCCGATCGCGGAGGAGTT
Proteins encoded:
- a CDS encoding penicillin-binding transpeptidase domain-containing protein, which codes for MRRKATVAIVLLLAVTTLTSCSSDDGPDATVAAFIDGWHSGDLTDIGFITPAGERVPATDVTEELTALVGDLQDTPPQLRPDGDAEVTEDIATATIAVEWTLPGDVRWSYPTSVRLRRGADDAWQIIWEPAIVHERLGSGDQLALNRLAPPRGAILDGAGQPIVAPRPVVVVGVQPGEVDDPAALAAQLDAAFRAIRPAISPPVDVSGLADRLDATKPDAFVEVVTLREEAYEQIRDRIYELPGTKFRRQEWDLAPTREFARALLGTVDPVQRQDMEAHPGRYEVGDLVGHGGLQGGYEERLRGVPGYSVQIVGTAPDGSVSGDEVVFRADAQPGEPLRTTLDTAVQTAADAALADEGQRAALVAVRVSDGALVAVANGPDGGTENLALTAQVPPGSTFKMVSALGLLEADAVDPDAPVDCAETATVDGRTFTNSDGFELGRVPFRTAFAKSCNTTFVELAPRLEADGLAEAGRLLGLEGEWRLGVSAFTGKVSTGGPPAERAAAAFGQGTTLVSPLAMAGATAAVARGQWRQPTLISEPAPQSPAPDGPQLDAAAVDALRTMMREVVTDGTGQALRDVPGEPVHGKTGTAEYDDDPTNTHAWFIGWQGDLAFAVFVEQGGSGSGRAVPIAEEFLHELAAG